Proteins from a genomic interval of Sparus aurata chromosome 21, fSpaAur1.1, whole genome shotgun sequence:
- the LOC115572944 gene encoding outer dense fiber protein 2 isoform X2, which produces MSSRCLRANQSASIFKRGALQFGVASFTTDTRRKLTGMSPEDELQSPSLGFSSTREDVTLSCGDLASSHELGRRSRARSSLHMRTPEADINGRGDYADGKSPFLKILMDAEAAANSAAIHLVSFKDAMEDEFTDSRQSSIDKCRISRQRGLLLEKLEDFRRINKSVRQKLKQLRDSEADRVHANHQIDNLLKKITQAESENELLKKDLSETERRVEELMALRREEQENTKSAVHMTKTVEATRAHLQGQLRHKEAENNRLTVQIRTLERTLVEQKMEIDDLKGSITSLTEKTAQDKESLKKANRAQKLRAERFEAAIEKCYAQLKEKDVQLTKARLERDSRRQQKEQMTDETDKLVAQIEFLKSQVADLTARLQKEKDELTAANETVMQRAEKLSAENGDLSVNNAKLKTYVAELEQQLADCESALVEEKVAAQERKHQTEQHQYQVAELQAEIDDLRIKYAIVLREAETTRDGKATEVEKVRQELQGRVDELESYPELLSAAEQSLYECQENLRRSERKCSEKSESIRQLQVQMESQTKQLRSSVDVKESIHESNLQLQEKMASLHKQMDKLQQENLELVRKLAAQEEALGYSTRQLDQRSAECQALNRQLEAALSDVRQQVNKVKDQAVSREEALQMKILELEAERSRRDNELRLLRQSKLTAEKQFEVRLKDLQLSLDQSESHKQSIQNYVDFLKNSYKTMFDEGLQTSTFGSSYFLK; this is translated from the exons ATGTCATCACGTTGTCTCAGAGCAAACCAATCCGCTTCGATCTTTAAGAGGGGGGCTCTTCAGTTTGGAGTAGCGTCGTTCACAACCGACACAAGGCGAAAGC TAACAGGCATgtctccagaggatgaactcCAGAGTCCCTCCCTTGGTTTCAGCTCTACCAGGGAGGATGTCACTCTGAGTTGTGGTGACCTAGCCAGCTCTCATGAACTGGGGAGAAGGAGCCGAGCACGCAGCAGTCTCCACATGAGGACCCCAGAAGCTGATATTAATGG TCGTGGAGATTACGCCGATGGAAAAAGCCCTTTCCTGAAAATACTGATGGATGCAGAAGCGGCTGCCAACTCCGCTGCCATACATCTTGTGTCTTTTAAAGATGCCATGGAAGATGAATTTACT GATTCAAGGCAGTCTTCCATTGATAAGTGCCGGATTTCGAGGCAGAGAGGACTTTTgctggagaagctggaggacTTTCGACGAATAAATAAGTCTGTTCGAcagaaactgaagcagctcCGAGATTCAGAG GCTGATCGAGTTCATGCCAACCATCAAATTGACAACTTATTGAAGAAGATCACACAGGCTGAGAGTGAAAATGAG cttttaaaaaaagatttgagtGAGACGGAAAGAAGAGTTGAAGAACTGATGGCTCTGCGGAGAGAAGAGCAG GAGAACACGAAGAGTGCGGTTCACATGACCAAGACTGTCGAGGCGACTCGTGCTCACCTGCAGGGGCAACTGCGCCACAAGGAGGCCGAAAACAATCGCCTGACTGTTCAGATACGG ACTCTGGAGAGGACTCTGGTCGAGCAGAAGATGGAGATTGATGATCTCAAAGGCTCAATCACATCTTTAACTGAGAAGACCGCACAGGACAAAGAATCTCTCAAGAAAGCCAATCGAGCTCAAAAACTTAGAGCTGAGAGATTCGAGGCAGCAATTGAGAAATGTTATGCGCAATTAAAGGAAAAG GATGTTCAGCTGACCAAAGCACGTTTAGAGAGAGACTCCAGGAGACAACAGAAGGAGCAGATGACAGATGAGACGGACAAACTTGTTGCTCAAATAGAATTtctgaaaag TCAGGTTGCAGATTTGACAGCGAGGCTGCAGAAAGAGAAGGATGAGCTCACGGCAGCCAACGAAACTGTGATGCAGCGTGCTGAAAAACTCAGTGCCGAAAATGGAGACCTCAGCGTCAACAATGCAAAACTCAAG ACATATGTTGCTGAGTTGGAGCAGCAGTTGGCTGATTGTGAGTCTGCgctggtggaggagaaggtggcGGCCCAGGAGAGGAAACATCAAACCGAGCAGCACCAGTATCAG GTTGCAGAGCTTCAAGCTGAGATAGACGATCTGAGGATAAAGTATGCAATTGTTTTAAGAGAGGCAGAGACGACGCGTGATGGAAAAGCTACAGAAGTTGAGAAG GTGAGGCAGGAGCTGCAGGGTCGCGTCGACGAACTGGAGTCTTACCCCGAGTTACTGAGTGCAGCTGAGCAGAGTCTCTATGAGTGCCAGGAGAACCTGCGACGCTCGGAGAGGAAGTGCTCAGAAAAGTCAGAGTCCATTAGGCAACTGCAGGTTCAG ATGGAGAGTCAGACGAAGCAGCTGAGATCGTCTGTGGACGTGAAAGAGTCGATTCATGAATCCAATTTGCAACTACAAGAGAAAATGGCTTCTCTGCACAA GCAGATGGAcaagctgcagcaggagaacCTGGAGCTGGTACGGAAGCTCGCCGCTCAGGAGGAGGCTCTAGGCTACAGCACCCGGCAGCTGGATCAGCGCTCGGCAGAGTGTCAGGCCCTCAACCGGCAGCTGGAGGCGGCTTTATCAGACGTCAGACAGCAG GTCAACAAGGTAAAGGACCAGGCTGTTTCCAGAGAAGAGGCCCTTCAGATGAAAATCCTGGAGCTGGAAGCCGAGAGGAGCAGAAGGGACAACGAGCTGAGGCTTCTCCGCCAGAGCAAGCTCACT GCAGAGAAACAGTTCGAGGTGCGGCTGAAGGACCTGCAGCTCAGcctggaccaatcagagagccACAAGCAAAGCATTCAGAACTACGTCGATTTCCTCAAAAACTCTTATAAGACCATGTTTGACGAAGGACTGCAAACATCGACTTTTGGATCTTCATATTTTCTGAAATGA
- the LOC115572944 gene encoding protein BCAP isoform X3: MSSRCLRANQSASIFKRGALQFGVASFTTDTRRKLVTGMSPEDELQSPSLGFSSTREDVTLSCGDLASSHELGRRSRARSSLHMRTPEADINGRGDYADGKSPFLKILMDAEAAANSAAIHLVSFKDAMEDEFTDSRQSSIDKCRISRQRGLLLEKLEDFRRINKSVRQKLKQLRDSEADRVHANHQIDNLLKKITQAESENELLKKDLSETERRVEELMALRREEQENTKSAVHMTKTVEATRAHLQGQLRHKEAENNRLTVQIRTLERTLVEQKMEIDDLKGSITSLTEKTAQDKESLKKANRAQKLRAERFEAAIEKCYAQLKEKDVQLTKARLERDSRRQQKEQMTDETDKLVAQIEFLKSQVADLTARLQKEKDELTAANETVMQRAEKLSAENGDLSVNNAKLKTYVAELEQQLADCESALVEEKVAAQERKHQTEQHQYQVAELQAEIDDLRIKYAIVLREAETTRDGKATEVEKMESQTKQLRSSVDVKESIHESNLQLQEKMASLHKQMDKLQQENLELVRKLAAQEEALGYSTRQLDQRSAECQALNRQLEAALSDVRQQVNKVKDQAVSREEALQMKILELEAERSRRDNELRLLRQSKLTAEKQFEVRLKDLQLSLDQSESHKQSIQNYVDFLKNSYKTMFDEGLQTSTFGSSYFLK, translated from the exons ATGTCATCACGTTGTCTCAGAGCAAACCAATCCGCTTCGATCTTTAAGAGGGGGGCTCTTCAGTTTGGAGTAGCGTCGTTCACAACCGACACAAGGCGAAAGC TAGTAACAGGCATgtctccagaggatgaactcCAGAGTCCCTCCCTTGGTTTCAGCTCTACCAGGGAGGATGTCACTCTGAGTTGTGGTGACCTAGCCAGCTCTCATGAACTGGGGAGAAGGAGCCGAGCACGCAGCAGTCTCCACATGAGGACCCCAGAAGCTGATATTAATGG TCGTGGAGATTACGCCGATGGAAAAAGCCCTTTCCTGAAAATACTGATGGATGCAGAAGCGGCTGCCAACTCCGCTGCCATACATCTTGTGTCTTTTAAAGATGCCATGGAAGATGAATTTACT GATTCAAGGCAGTCTTCCATTGATAAGTGCCGGATTTCGAGGCAGAGAGGACTTTTgctggagaagctggaggacTTTCGACGAATAAATAAGTCTGTTCGAcagaaactgaagcagctcCGAGATTCAGAG GCTGATCGAGTTCATGCCAACCATCAAATTGACAACTTATTGAAGAAGATCACACAGGCTGAGAGTGAAAATGAG cttttaaaaaaagatttgagtGAGACGGAAAGAAGAGTTGAAGAACTGATGGCTCTGCGGAGAGAAGAGCAG GAGAACACGAAGAGTGCGGTTCACATGACCAAGACTGTCGAGGCGACTCGTGCTCACCTGCAGGGGCAACTGCGCCACAAGGAGGCCGAAAACAATCGCCTGACTGTTCAGATACGG ACTCTGGAGAGGACTCTGGTCGAGCAGAAGATGGAGATTGATGATCTCAAAGGCTCAATCACATCTTTAACTGAGAAGACCGCACAGGACAAAGAATCTCTCAAGAAAGCCAATCGAGCTCAAAAACTTAGAGCTGAGAGATTCGAGGCAGCAATTGAGAAATGTTATGCGCAATTAAAGGAAAAG GATGTTCAGCTGACCAAAGCACGTTTAGAGAGAGACTCCAGGAGACAACAGAAGGAGCAGATGACAGATGAGACGGACAAACTTGTTGCTCAAATAGAATTtctgaaaag TCAGGTTGCAGATTTGACAGCGAGGCTGCAGAAAGAGAAGGATGAGCTCACGGCAGCCAACGAAACTGTGATGCAGCGTGCTGAAAAACTCAGTGCCGAAAATGGAGACCTCAGCGTCAACAATGCAAAACTCAAG ACATATGTTGCTGAGTTGGAGCAGCAGTTGGCTGATTGTGAGTCTGCgctggtggaggagaaggtggcGGCCCAGGAGAGGAAACATCAAACCGAGCAGCACCAGTATCAG GTTGCAGAGCTTCAAGCTGAGATAGACGATCTGAGGATAAAGTATGCAATTGTTTTAAGAGAGGCAGAGACGACGCGTGATGGAAAAGCTACAGAAGTTGAGAAG ATGGAGAGTCAGACGAAGCAGCTGAGATCGTCTGTGGACGTGAAAGAGTCGATTCATGAATCCAATTTGCAACTACAAGAGAAAATGGCTTCTCTGCACAA GCAGATGGAcaagctgcagcaggagaacCTGGAGCTGGTACGGAAGCTCGCCGCTCAGGAGGAGGCTCTAGGCTACAGCACCCGGCAGCTGGATCAGCGCTCGGCAGAGTGTCAGGCCCTCAACCGGCAGCTGGAGGCGGCTTTATCAGACGTCAGACAGCAG GTCAACAAGGTAAAGGACCAGGCTGTTTCCAGAGAAGAGGCCCTTCAGATGAAAATCCTGGAGCTGGAAGCCGAGAGGAGCAGAAGGGACAACGAGCTGAGGCTTCTCCGCCAGAGCAAGCTCACT GCAGAGAAACAGTTCGAGGTGCGGCTGAAGGACCTGCAGCTCAGcctggaccaatcagagagccACAAGCAAAGCATTCAGAACTACGTCGATTTCCTCAAAAACTCTTATAAGACCATGTTTGACGAAGGACTGCAAACATCGACTTTTGGATCTTCATATTTTCTGAAATGA
- the LOC115572944 gene encoding outer dense fiber protein 2 isoform X1 has translation MSSRCLRANQSASIFKRGALQFGVASFTTDTRRKLVTGMSPEDELQSPSLGFSSTREDVTLSCGDLASSHELGRRSRARSSLHMRTPEADINGRGDYADGKSPFLKILMDAEAAANSAAIHLVSFKDAMEDEFTDSRQSSIDKCRISRQRGLLLEKLEDFRRINKSVRQKLKQLRDSEADRVHANHQIDNLLKKITQAESENELLKKDLSETERRVEELMALRREEQENTKSAVHMTKTVEATRAHLQGQLRHKEAENNRLTVQIRTLERTLVEQKMEIDDLKGSITSLTEKTAQDKESLKKANRAQKLRAERFEAAIEKCYAQLKEKDVQLTKARLERDSRRQQKEQMTDETDKLVAQIEFLKSQVADLTARLQKEKDELTAANETVMQRAEKLSAENGDLSVNNAKLKTYVAELEQQLADCESALVEEKVAAQERKHQTEQHQYQVAELQAEIDDLRIKYAIVLREAETTRDGKATEVEKVRQELQGRVDELESYPELLSAAEQSLYECQENLRRSERKCSEKSESIRQLQVQMESQTKQLRSSVDVKESIHESNLQLQEKMASLHKQMDKLQQENLELVRKLAAQEEALGYSTRQLDQRSAECQALNRQLEAALSDVRQQVNKVKDQAVSREEALQMKILELEAERSRRDNELRLLRQSKLTAEKQFEVRLKDLQLSLDQSESHKQSIQNYVDFLKNSYKTMFDEGLQTSTFGSSYFLK, from the exons ATGTCATCACGTTGTCTCAGAGCAAACCAATCCGCTTCGATCTTTAAGAGGGGGGCTCTTCAGTTTGGAGTAGCGTCGTTCACAACCGACACAAGGCGAAAGC TAGTAACAGGCATgtctccagaggatgaactcCAGAGTCCCTCCCTTGGTTTCAGCTCTACCAGGGAGGATGTCACTCTGAGTTGTGGTGACCTAGCCAGCTCTCATGAACTGGGGAGAAGGAGCCGAGCACGCAGCAGTCTCCACATGAGGACCCCAGAAGCTGATATTAATGG TCGTGGAGATTACGCCGATGGAAAAAGCCCTTTCCTGAAAATACTGATGGATGCAGAAGCGGCTGCCAACTCCGCTGCCATACATCTTGTGTCTTTTAAAGATGCCATGGAAGATGAATTTACT GATTCAAGGCAGTCTTCCATTGATAAGTGCCGGATTTCGAGGCAGAGAGGACTTTTgctggagaagctggaggacTTTCGACGAATAAATAAGTCTGTTCGAcagaaactgaagcagctcCGAGATTCAGAG GCTGATCGAGTTCATGCCAACCATCAAATTGACAACTTATTGAAGAAGATCACACAGGCTGAGAGTGAAAATGAG cttttaaaaaaagatttgagtGAGACGGAAAGAAGAGTTGAAGAACTGATGGCTCTGCGGAGAGAAGAGCAG GAGAACACGAAGAGTGCGGTTCACATGACCAAGACTGTCGAGGCGACTCGTGCTCACCTGCAGGGGCAACTGCGCCACAAGGAGGCCGAAAACAATCGCCTGACTGTTCAGATACGG ACTCTGGAGAGGACTCTGGTCGAGCAGAAGATGGAGATTGATGATCTCAAAGGCTCAATCACATCTTTAACTGAGAAGACCGCACAGGACAAAGAATCTCTCAAGAAAGCCAATCGAGCTCAAAAACTTAGAGCTGAGAGATTCGAGGCAGCAATTGAGAAATGTTATGCGCAATTAAAGGAAAAG GATGTTCAGCTGACCAAAGCACGTTTAGAGAGAGACTCCAGGAGACAACAGAAGGAGCAGATGACAGATGAGACGGACAAACTTGTTGCTCAAATAGAATTtctgaaaag TCAGGTTGCAGATTTGACAGCGAGGCTGCAGAAAGAGAAGGATGAGCTCACGGCAGCCAACGAAACTGTGATGCAGCGTGCTGAAAAACTCAGTGCCGAAAATGGAGACCTCAGCGTCAACAATGCAAAACTCAAG ACATATGTTGCTGAGTTGGAGCAGCAGTTGGCTGATTGTGAGTCTGCgctggtggaggagaaggtggcGGCCCAGGAGAGGAAACATCAAACCGAGCAGCACCAGTATCAG GTTGCAGAGCTTCAAGCTGAGATAGACGATCTGAGGATAAAGTATGCAATTGTTTTAAGAGAGGCAGAGACGACGCGTGATGGAAAAGCTACAGAAGTTGAGAAG GTGAGGCAGGAGCTGCAGGGTCGCGTCGACGAACTGGAGTCTTACCCCGAGTTACTGAGTGCAGCTGAGCAGAGTCTCTATGAGTGCCAGGAGAACCTGCGACGCTCGGAGAGGAAGTGCTCAGAAAAGTCAGAGTCCATTAGGCAACTGCAGGTTCAG ATGGAGAGTCAGACGAAGCAGCTGAGATCGTCTGTGGACGTGAAAGAGTCGATTCATGAATCCAATTTGCAACTACAAGAGAAAATGGCTTCTCTGCACAA GCAGATGGAcaagctgcagcaggagaacCTGGAGCTGGTACGGAAGCTCGCCGCTCAGGAGGAGGCTCTAGGCTACAGCACCCGGCAGCTGGATCAGCGCTCGGCAGAGTGTCAGGCCCTCAACCGGCAGCTGGAGGCGGCTTTATCAGACGTCAGACAGCAG GTCAACAAGGTAAAGGACCAGGCTGTTTCCAGAGAAGAGGCCCTTCAGATGAAAATCCTGGAGCTGGAAGCCGAGAGGAGCAGAAGGGACAACGAGCTGAGGCTTCTCCGCCAGAGCAAGCTCACT GCAGAGAAACAGTTCGAGGTGCGGCTGAAGGACCTGCAGCTCAGcctggaccaatcagagagccACAAGCAAAGCATTCAGAACTACGTCGATTTCCTCAAAAACTCTTATAAGACCATGTTTGACGAAGGACTGCAAACATCGACTTTTGGATCTTCATATTTTCTGAAATGA
- the LOC115572945 gene encoding CCN family member 1-like: MWKVFVFASLCVTVVSALCPKDCRCLPDTPRCAAGVSLMLDGCGCCKVCARQLFEDCSKTQPCDHTKGLECNFGGVYGSAKGICRAKSDGRTCEYNNRIYQNGEIFRPNCKHQCTCMDGAVGCVSLCPHELTLPKLGCAKPRRVKVPGRCCEQLVCPEEGKTESSVMKKHRKKHSRDNKPSEDDLTNRNELAPVWRGESLPAFKSHPVGHMMGRGVECVSQTTDWSPCSKSCGAGVSTRVTNSNSQCKLVKETRICEVRPCNHMTFKRMKKSQKCTHTENASRPLKLSHAGCRSLEKFQPRYCGSCLDGRCCRPHRTQTSPVQFRCRNGEIISRMVMLIESCKCDLNCSEKTAPRHRLFNDIHKLKKF, encoded by the exons ATGTGGAAGGTTTTTGTCTTCGCGAGCCTCTGCGTCACAGTG GTGTCAGCCTTGTGCCCGAAGGACTGCCGGTGTCTCCCTGACACCCCCAGATGTGCAGCAGGAGTCAGTCTCATGCTGGATGGCTGTGGATGCTGTAAAGTTTGCGCACGGCAGCTCTTTGAGGACTGCAGCAAGACACAGCCGTGTGACCACACAAAGGGACTGGAGTGCAACTTTGGAGGGGTGTACGGCTCTGCTAAGGGCATCTGTCGAG CCAAATCAGACGGAAGAACCTGTGAGTACAACAACAGGATTTACCAGAATGGGGAAATCTTCCGTCCCAACTGCAAACACCAGTGCACTTGCATGGACGGCGCTGTTGGATGCGTCTCCCTCTGCCCGCATGAGCTCACGCTGCCAAAGCTGGGCTGCGCTAAGCCCAGGCGGGTCAAGGTACCGGGACGGTGCTGCGAACAGCTTGTCTGCCCCGAGgaaggaaagacagagagcTCTGTGATGAAGAAACACAGGAAAAAGCACAGCAGAGACAACAAGCCGTCTGAGGACGACCTCACCAACAGGAATGAGTTGGCTCCTGTGTGGAGAGGAGAGTCTTTACCTG CTTTCAAGAGCCACCCAGTGGGCCACATGATGGGCAGAGGAGTCGAGTGTGTGTCTCAAACTACAGATTGGTCCCCCTGCTCCAAATCCTGCGGCGCTGGAGTGTCCACCAGGGTGACCAACAGCAACAGCCAGTGCAAACTGGTGAAGGAGACTCGGATCTGTGAAGTCCGCCCCTGCAACCACATGACCTTTAAAAGAATGAAG AAAAGTCAgaagtgtacacacacagaaaacgcCAGCCGTCCACTTAAACTGTCCCACGCAGGCTGCCGTAGCCTGGAGAAGTTCCAACCAAGGTACTGCGGGTCCTGCTTAGACGGGCGATGCTGCAGGCCTCACCGAACCCAGACGTCACCTGTCCAATTCCGATGCAGGAACGGGGAGATCATTAGCAGGATGGTGATGTTGATCGAATCTTGCAAGTGCGACCTGAACTGCTCCGAAAAGACGGCTCCTCGTCACAGACTTTTTAATGATATCCACAAACTGAAAAAGTtctga